A genome region from Clostridium pasteurianum includes the following:
- the fliS gene encoding flagellar export chaperone FliS, whose amino-acid sequence MNVKDAYKQYRTNSVTYASKDQLLLMLLGGAVKFSKIGRQAIVDKDFHKANENIKKSQNVFYELIATLDLEMAGDWGPNIVSIYKYIINELIEANMKKDVSKMDEVIPLIEEVKATWDEAYKTSVRNK is encoded by the coding sequence ATGAATGTTAAAGATGCTTATAAGCAATATAGAACAAATAGTGTAACATATGCTTCAAAAGATCAGCTTCTTCTTATGCTATTAGGTGGTGCTGTGAAGTTTTCTAAAATAGGCAGACAGGCTATAGTAGATAAGGATTTTCATAAAGCAAATGAGAATATAAAGAAGTCACAAAATGTATTTTATGAACTTATTGCAACACTTGATTTAGAAATGGCTGGCGATTGGGGTCCTAACATTGTTTCTATATACAAATATATAATAAATGAATTAATTGAAGCAAATATGAAAAAAGATGTTTCTAAAATGGATGAAGTAATACCTCTTATTGAAGAAGTAAAAGCAACTTGGGATGAGGCATACAAGACATCTGTAAGAAACAAGTAG
- the csrA gene encoding carbon storage regulator CsrA yields MLVITRKKGESILIGDNVEIIVTKIDDGSVKLAINAPRDVAILRKELYKEISEENKKSVLVDSSILKKIKK; encoded by the coding sequence ATGCTAGTTATCACGAGAAAAAAAGGCGAATCTATTCTTATAGGCGATAATGTTGAGATTATTGTAACTAAAATTGATGATGGATCAGTTAAACTAGCTATAAATGCACCTAGAGATGTTGCTATATTGAGGAAAGAATTATACAAGGAAATCAGTGAGGAAAATAAAAAGTCAGTTTTAGTTGATAGTTCTATACTAAAAAAAATAAAAAAATAA
- a CDS encoding motility associated factor glycosyltransferase family protein, with protein MAIGRKVELFNTYDNVYTLSVNGVLLHSVYHPLKEAVNFAKYREKKVKDKRNIVIYGIGLGYHILELLKVIDEKSNVNVFDVDEEVMKAALQYGVLKEILKDKRVSVSCTYNGDTLKKLSKCIDESDAFIIYKPSARVLPEGCNEFKEALQRFEIAVIEFERHGEIAKKNSLLNEKMKFDTIEKFFKEYNFRNKKIIIAAAGPSLGLNIGKIKKIRDKAIIFAVGSSLKTLMNAGIKPDMITIIDPQEIVYNQIEGYENLDVPMCFLNIASNLAVTKYNGPKFMFYNSGDGVVNEDKVIDTGKSVATAALSIAIKEDANSVIFVGQDLAYLNNKSHCDDYIHGNAPVFNSDLTKKVEGVDGSILKTTSGWLYMKKWLEDKIAKYTHIKFINCSAGARIKGTINADIEKIF; from the coding sequence TTGGCGATAGGAAGAAAAGTGGAATTATTTAATACTTATGATAATGTCTATACACTGTCAGTCAACGGCGTACTGCTTCATAGTGTATATCATCCATTAAAAGAAGCCGTGAATTTTGCAAAATATAGAGAAAAGAAAGTTAAGGATAAAAGGAATATAGTTATATATGGTATAGGATTAGGATATCATATTTTGGAATTATTAAAAGTAATAGATGAAAAAAGTAATGTTAACGTATTTGATGTAGATGAAGAAGTAATGAAAGCTGCGCTGCAGTATGGTGTTTTAAAGGAAATTTTAAAGGATAAGAGAGTAAGTGTTTCATGTACATATAATGGGGATACTTTGAAAAAATTATCTAAATGTATTGATGAAAGTGATGCGTTTATTATATACAAACCATCAGCAAGAGTTCTTCCCGAAGGCTGCAATGAGTTTAAAGAGGCATTACAAAGATTTGAAATTGCAGTAATAGAATTTGAAAGGCACGGTGAAATAGCTAAAAAAAATTCTCTTTTAAATGAAAAGATGAAATTTGATACTATTGAAAAGTTTTTTAAAGAATACAATTTTAGAAACAAAAAAATCATTATTGCAGCAGCTGGACCGTCGTTAGGCTTAAATATTGGTAAAATAAAAAAAATTAGAGATAAGGCTATTATTTTTGCAGTTGGAAGTTCATTAAAAACGTTAATGAATGCTGGAATAAAGCCAGATATGATAACAATTATAGATCCTCAAGAAATAGTTTATAACCAAATTGAAGGATATGAAAATTTAGATGTACCTATGTGCTTTTTAAATATTGCCTCAAATTTAGCTGTAACAAAGTATAATGGACCTAAATTTATGTTTTACAATTCAGGTGATGGTGTAGTGAATGAGGATAAGGTAATTGATACTGGGAAATCTGTGGCCACAGCAGCCTTGAGCATTGCTATAAAAGAAGACGCAAATTCAGTAATATTTGTTGGACAGGATTTGGCTTATCTAAATAATAAATCTCATTGTGATGATTATATTCATGGAAATGCACCTGTTTTTAATAGTGATTTAACTAAAAAAGTAGAAGGAGTAGATGGAAGTATTCTCAAGACTACATCTGGATGGCTGTACATGAAAAAATGGCTTGAAGATAAAATTGCTAAGTATACTCACATTAAATTTATAAATTGTAGTGCTGGAGCTAGAATAAAAGGAACTATAAATGCAGATATTGAAAAAATTTTTTGA
- a CDS encoding flagellin: protein MIINHNLSGNTALSYLNKNQKSASASMEKLSSGLRINKAADDAAGLSISQKMQSQINGLDKAQSNAQDGISLIQTAEGGLNETQSILQRMNELATQAANDTNVSLNRSAVSAEMSTLADEIDHISQQTNFNGVSLLTGGTTTLTFQIGSTANSYDSIGLNLNSIKMGSASLSVGTSAISVSDNTKATASMSLIQKAIDTVSTSRAYLGAVQNRLTHTINNLSTEQENLTTANANITDVDMAKEMMNYSKESVLQQAAQSMLAQANQNPQQVLKLLQ, encoded by the coding sequence ATGATAATCAATCACAATCTTAGTGGAAACACAGCACTTAGTTATTTAAACAAGAATCAGAAGAGTGCTTCAGCTTCAATGGAAAAGTTAAGTTCAGGTTTAAGAATTAATAAGGCAGCAGATGATGCAGCAGGACTATCAATATCACAAAAGATGCAGTCACAAATCAATGGTCTTGATAAGGCACAAAGCAATGCACAAGATGGAATATCATTAATTCAGACAGCAGAAGGTGGATTAAATGAAACACAATCAATCCTTCAGAGAATGAATGAATTAGCAACACAAGCTGCAAATGATACAAATGTAAGCTTAAATAGAAGTGCAGTATCAGCAGAAATGTCAACACTTGCAGATGAAATAGATCATATTTCTCAGCAGACAAACTTCAATGGTGTAAGTCTTTTGACAGGTGGTACTACTACATTGACATTCCAGATAGGATCAACAGCAAATAGTTATGATTCTATTGGACTTAATTTGAACAGCATAAAAATGGGTTCAGCATCTTTATCTGTTGGTACATCAGCTATATCTGTTAGCGATAATACTAAAGCAACAGCTTCAATGAGCCTTATACAGAAAGCAATAGATACAGTATCAACTTCAAGAGCATATCTTGGAGCAGTACAGAACAGACTTACACATACAATAAATAACCTTTCAACAGAGCAAGAGAATTTAACAACAGCAAATGCAAACATAACAGATGTTGATATGGCTAAAGAAATGATGAACTACTCAAAAGAGAGCGTTCTTCAACAGGCAGCTCAGTCAATGCTTGCACAAGCTAATCAGAATCCACAACAGGTTCTTAAATTATTACAATAA
- a CDS encoding flagellin, with the protein MIINHNLSGNTALSYLNKNQKSASASMEKLSSGLRINKAADDAAGLSISQKMQSQINGLDKAQSNAQDGISLIQTAEGGLNETQSILQRMNELATQAANDTNVSLNRSAVSAEMSTLADEIDHISQQTNFNGVSLLTGSTTTLTFQIGSTANSYDSIGLNLNSIKMGSASLSVGTSAISVSDNTKATASMSLIQKAIDTVSTSRAYLGAVQNRLTHTINNLSTEQENLTTANANITDVDMAKEMMNYSKESVLQQAAQSMLAQANQNPQQVLKLLQ; encoded by the coding sequence ATGATAATCAATCACAATCTTAGTGGAAATACAGCACTTAGTTATTTAAACAAGAATCAAAAAAGTGCTTCAGCTTCAATGGAGAAGTTAAGTTCAGGTTTAAGAATTAACAAAGCAGCTGATGATGCAGCAGGACTATCAATATCACAAAAGATGCAATCACAAATCAATGGTCTTGATAAGGCACAAAGCAATGCACAAGATGGAATATCATTAATTCAGACAGCAGAAGGTGGATTAAATGAAACACAATCAATCCTTCAGAGAATGAATGAATTAGCAACACAAGCTGCAAATGATACAAATGTAAGCTTAAATAGAAGTGCAGTATCAGCAGAAATGTCAACACTTGCAGATGAAATAGATCATATTTCTCAGCAGACAAACTTCAATGGTGTAAGTCTTTTGACAGGTAGTACTACTACATTGACATTCCAGATAGGATCAACAGCAAATAGTTATGATTCTATTGGACTTAATTTGAACAGCATAAAAATGGGTTCAGCATCTTTATCTGTTGGTACATCAGCTATATCTGTTAGCGATAATACTAAAGCAACAGCTTCAATGAGCCTTATACAGAAAGCAATAGATACAGTATCAACTTCAAGAGCATATCTTGGAGCAGTACAGAACAGACTTACACATACAATAAATAACCTTTCAACAGAGCAAGAGAATTTAACAACAGCAAATGCAAACATAACAGATGTTGATATGGCTAAAGAAATGATGAACTACTCAAAAGAGAGCGTTCTTCAACAGGCAGCTCAGTCAATGCTTGCACAAGCTAATCAGAATCCACAACAGGTTCTTAAATTATTACAATAA
- the flgL gene encoding flagellar hook-associated protein FlgL, with amino-acid sequence MRITNSMLSDNFLMYLSNNLQNVQKYQQQMSTGEKISLPSDDPYGTTQVMQINEELSENAQYASNINDAKNWSSVTDTDLGQVQSVLQRINELLYSAGDAAYGSQQLTSIKNEINANIGQLAQCMNSNYDGRYIFGGTRATFKPVGTTTDSDGNTQLDYIMRDGTAINRSSPSASETTQLNQINSRLSTEISAGVSVSYNIQASSVIQFNNTDGNSKDLRTILSNIVKDLSYPNSTGNHADGDTTTTGRSFLIGSDLSDIQDAINNVSKVRTEIGAVENRMTTAASVNDSENTNLTELLSSVNDADYAETTMKYSETQATYSASLYVSAKVLQETLLDYVK; translated from the coding sequence ATGAGAATAACAAATAGTATGCTTTCAGATAATTTTCTTATGTATTTAAGTAACAACCTACAAAATGTTCAAAAATATCAACAGCAGATGTCTACTGGAGAAAAGATAAGCTTACCATCAGATGATCCTTATGGGACAACGCAGGTAATGCAAATAAATGAAGAACTTTCTGAAAATGCGCAGTATGCTAGTAATATAAATGATGCAAAAAATTGGTCAAGTGTTACAGATACAGATTTGGGTCAAGTTCAGAGTGTTTTACAGAGAATTAATGAACTTTTATATTCGGCTGGTGATGCTGCCTACGGTTCTCAGCAGCTGACAAGTATTAAAAATGAAATAAATGCTAATATAGGTCAGCTTGCACAATGTATGAATTCAAATTATGATGGTAGGTATATTTTTGGTGGAACTCGTGCTACATTTAAACCTGTAGGAACCACTACTGATTCAGATGGAAATACACAGCTGGATTATATTATGCGAGACGGAACTGCTATAAATAGAAGTAGTCCTAGTGCCAGTGAAACAACTCAGTTAAATCAAATAAATTCAAGATTGTCAACTGAAATTTCAGCTGGTGTATCAGTTTCGTATAATATTCAGGCAAGTTCTGTAATTCAGTTTAATAATACAGATGGTAACTCTAAAGACTTAAGGACTATTTTAAGTAATATAGTTAAAGATTTAAGTTATCCTAATTCTACAGGAAATCATGCAGACGGTGATACAACAACTACGGGTAGATCATTTTTAATTGGTAGTGATTTAAGTGATATTCAGGATGCTATAAATAATGTATCTAAAGTTCGTACTGAAATTGGAGCAGTAGAAAATAGAATGACTACAGCAGCAAGTGTTAATGATTCAGAAAATACAAATTTAACAGAACTTTTATCTTCTGTTAATGATGCAGATTATGCAGAAACTACTATGAAATATTCAGAAACTCAGGCTACTTATTCAGCATCACTTTATGTAAGTGCAAAGGTACTTCAAGAAACTTTGTTAGATTATGTAAAATAG
- the fliW gene encoding flagellar assembly protein FliW, translating to MKLHSKYYGDIEYNDSDIITFSKGLPGFKKLTKFIIVPFEGNNVFSIMHSTEDIEIGIIIVSPFMVVKDYEFKLLENQIKELEVEKESDILVYNTVCPNKDVSKMTVNLKAPIVINTKSKVGEQLILDNDKYPIKYPLLKEE from the coding sequence ATGAAATTACATTCGAAGTATTATGGCGATATAGAATATAATGATAGTGATATAATAACTTTTAGTAAAGGCTTGCCAGGTTTTAAAAAATTAACAAAGTTCATAATTGTTCCGTTTGAAGGGAATAATGTATTTAGTATAATGCATTCAACTGAGGATATTGAAATTGGGATAATAATAGTATCTCCTTTTATGGTTGTTAAGGATTATGAATTTAAGCTCTTAGAAAATCAAATTAAAGAATTAGAGGTTGAGAAGGAATCAGATATTTTAGTATATAATACTGTATGTCCCAATAAGGATGTATCAAAAATGACTGTAAATTTAAAGGCTCCCATAGTTATTAATACTAAAAGTAAAGTAGGTGAGCAATTAATTTTAGATAATGATAAATATCCTATAAAGTATCCTCTCTTAAAGGAGGAATAA
- a CDS encoding flagellar protein FlaG, with the protein MDVEGLSQGRQNLYSIDNSLVDKTENVSEQKSIPNEYNPKDKITETKEVQKTKDKINKIIKDKSTHIEYEQDKRFKSVMVMKVIDNNTRQVVNEIPSKQMLDLMEEFYGMAGLVLNKKA; encoded by the coding sequence ATGGATGTTGAAGGTTTAAGTCAAGGAAGACAGAACTTGTATAGCATAGATAATAGTTTGGTTGATAAAACTGAAAATGTTTCAGAGCAAAAGTCAATTCCAAATGAATATAATCCTAAAGATAAGATAACAGAAACTAAAGAGGTACAGAAAACAAAGGATAAAATAAATAAAATTATTAAAGATAAGTCCACACATATAGAGTATGAACAAGATAAAAGATTTAAATCTGTAATGGTTATGAAGGTTATTGATAACAATACACGTCAAGTGGTAAATGAAATACCATCAAAACAAATGCTTGATTTAATGGAAGAGTTTTATGGCATGGCTGGATTGGTTCTAAATAAAAAAGCTTAA
- a CDS encoding IS3 family transposase: MRAENESIKHLIAYEIEEIHEESPNKGYQRIRDDSERYHDIKANDKRVLRICRNLNIKSTLKYANKGCTRHTADPQYIAKNLLNIDNGLIKGFCGILKRERY, encoded by the coding sequence CTGCGTGCTGAAAATGAGAGTATAAAACACCTCATTGCCTATGAAATTGAAGAAATTCATGAAGAAAGCCCTAATAAAGGATATCAAAGAATACGAGATGATTCAGAACGATATCATGATATTAAAGCGAATGATAAACGTGTTTTACGCATATGTCGTAATTTAAATATAAAATCAACACTTAAATATGCAAACAAAGGTTGTACTAGGCACACAGCAGATCCACAATACATAGCTAAAAATCTACTAAACATTGACAACGGTCTTATAAAAGGCTTTTGTGGTATCCTTAAAAGAGAACGTTACTAA
- a CDS encoding flagellin, whose translation MIINHNLSGNTALSYLNKNQKSASASMEKLSSGLRINKAADDAAGLSISQKMQSQINGLDKAQSNAQDGISLIQTAEGGLNETQSILQRMNELATQAANDTNVSLNRSAVSAEMSTLADEINHISQQTNFNGVNLLSADTSVANTLTFQIGSTSNAYDSIGLNINSIAMNATSLSVDTSSLSVSNNAQATGSMSIIQKAIDTVSTSRAYLGAVQNRLTHTINNLSTEQENLTTANANITDVDMAKEMMNYSKESVLQQAAQSMLAQANQNPQQVLKLLQ comes from the coding sequence ATGATAATCAATCACAATCTTAGTGGAAACACAGCACTTAGCTATTTAAACAAGAATCAAAAAAGCGCTTCAGCTTCAATGGAAAAGTTAAGTTCAGGTTTAAGAATCAACAAGGCAGCAGATGATGCAGCAGGACTATCAATATCACAAAAGATGCAGTCACAAATTAATGGTCTTGATAAGGCACAAAGCAATGCACAAGATGGAATATCATTAATTCAGACAGCAGAAGGTGGATTAAATGAAACACAATCAATTCTTCAGAGAATGAATGAACTTGCAACACAAGCTGCCAATGATACAAATGTAAGCTTAAATAGAAGTGCAGTATCAGCAGAAATGTCAACACTTGCAGATGAAATAAATCATATTTCTCAGCAGACTAATTTCAATGGTGTTAATTTGTTGTCGGCAGATACATCAGTAGCTAATACTTTAACTTTCCAAATAGGTTCAACATCTAATGCATATGATTCTATTGGACTTAACATAAATAGTATAGCTATGAATGCAACTTCTTTAAGTGTTGATACATCTTCTCTAAGTGTTAGTAACAATGCTCAAGCAACAGGTTCAATGAGTATTATACAGAAAGCAATAGATACAGTATCAACTTCAAGAGCATATCTTGGAGCAGTACAGAACAGACTTACACATACAATAAATAACCTTTCAACAGAGCAAGAGAATTTAACAACAGCAAATGCAAACATAACAGATGTTGATATGGCTAAAGAAATGATGAACTACTCAAAAGAGAGCGTTCTTCAACAGGCAGCTCAATCAATGCTTGCACAAGCTAATCAGAATCCACAGCAGGTTCTTAAATTATTGCAATAA
- a CDS encoding flagellar protein FliT, translated as MEDIQTLVSSFKEKTVKMISCFDTQNYDELNSLLKERQYIINSIQENLDFYGKKNIIKEFNNSDIVDIDKKVEKLINENLDIIKDKLKSINEKDFINKKYGNRLSGNAIFFNKKIY; from the coding sequence ATGGAGGATATACAGACTTTAGTTTCTAGTTTTAAAGAAAAAACTGTTAAAATGATATCATGTTTTGATACGCAAAATTATGATGAATTAAATTCTTTATTAAAAGAGAGACAATATATAATAAATAGTATACAAGAAAATCTTGATTTCTATGGAAAGAAGAATATAATTAAAGAATTTAATAACAGTGATATTGTAGATATTGATAAAAAGGTTGAAAAATTAATTAATGAAAATTTAGACATTATAAAAGATAAACTTAAATCAATAAATGAAAAAGATTTTATAAATAAAAAATATGGTAATAGGCTCAGTGGTAATGCAATATTTTTTAATAAAAAAATTTATTGA
- the fliD gene encoding flagellar filament capping protein FliD: MSSTIGSNPYSYVVPYSTSDLIGNENSVYTPNKSGSNSSTSTTSASGSYSKGLISQMSGLDVGQMTNEMLASDQVQLDKLYAKQQTSQWRQDMYRSIIDNLQHFQDKYFNQLSSDYIFAPNAFLTNSANSNVNNVSATALNNAKAGTYQITSATLATSANVTATLGSKPPAGTALSTLGIQSGVLHFTANGRNVSYNLNNSVSINTAMQDLSSMSGMNFNYSELTGKFSISTSKTGSGQNVDIEGVDDSTSFFNKLGMTLSGGTISTTDTARIDGNSTITANTTSSSDRISNTNLALKDGDVLSFTANGVAQSYTVDTSKTVGTLMSDLSSLTGSTFSYDASTGKISAQAASGQNLSLSYASGSSAQTFFNNTFGNSTSSTSITAAAGTSITSGNLITTNLGLKNGDTLSFSVNGGATENYTVDTTKSISTIMSDLSSLTGLNFSYNSSTSKISVEETGTQNLNISYADGSSAQTFFNSAFGATAGATSITQTSHGAAQGTSGANGTFTIKEPGDTSNGVAITESSNIFTVDGVQYNVSSAIDSSNPATITVKQDVSSAVSKIQEFVNEYNDLIGGVQTIINQRTGTASTGGRYSVLTLAQEQGMTTDQITKWNQKAQQGILSNDGLLVDMTTSMRTAFYTPVQANNLTMNGIGLSTSTKNYTDYGKITIDVSKLTTALQNNPQEVIDLFTKASTSTGMYTPDLSSTQLTARNSEEGIFQRISDIISEYAGTYVDKNGNQGKLIQEAGCNSSDYSNNKNAIYKELKDEQDAIATFKTKMSGDKTRYTNKFTALQSALSTLNSQSSYLSSMLQSSNS, translated from the coding sequence ATGAGTAGTACAATTGGTAGCAATCCATATTCTTATGTGGTTCCATATAGTACAAGCGATTTAATTGGAAATGAAAATAGTGTGTACACACCTAATAAATCTGGCAGCAATTCTAGTACATCTACAACAAGCGCATCTGGAAGTTATTCTAAAGGGTTGATCTCTCAAATGTCAGGCTTAGATGTTGGACAAATGACTAATGAAATGCTTGCATCTGATCAGGTACAGTTAGATAAGTTATATGCTAAGCAGCAGACCTCTCAGTGGAGGCAGGATATGTATAGATCAATTATAGATAATTTGCAGCATTTTCAAGATAAATATTTTAATCAGTTATCAAGTGACTATATATTCGCACCAAATGCGTTTTTAACCAATTCTGCCAATTCTAATGTGAATAATGTTTCAGCTACAGCATTAAATAATGCAAAAGCGGGAACATATCAAATTACTTCAGCGACACTTGCAACATCTGCTAATGTAACAGCTACTTTAGGTTCAAAGCCACCAGCAGGAACAGCATTGTCGACACTTGGAATCCAGAGTGGTGTGTTACATTTTACAGCTAATGGTAGAAATGTAAGCTATAATTTAAACAATAGTGTATCAATAAATACTGCAATGCAGGATTTATCATCTATGTCTGGCATGAATTTTAATTATAGTGAACTTACCGGAAAATTCAGTATTTCTACAAGCAAGACTGGAAGTGGTCAAAATGTTGATATTGAAGGTGTAGATGATAGTACTAGCTTTTTTAATAAACTTGGAATGACTTTAAGTGGAGGGACTATATCTACAACGGATACAGCTAGGATAGATGGTAACAGTACTATAACAGCTAATACTACATCATCTTCGGATAGGATATCAAATACGAATTTAGCACTAAAAGATGGAGATGTATTATCGTTTACTGCTAATGGAGTGGCTCAAAGTTATACTGTAGATACAAGCAAAACAGTGGGAACGCTTATGAGTGATTTGTCATCATTAACAGGTTCAACTTTTAGTTACGATGCTTCAACAGGTAAAATTAGTGCTCAAGCTGCTTCAGGTCAAAATTTGAGTTTATCCTATGCTAGTGGTAGTAGTGCTCAAACATTTTTTAACAATACATTTGGAAATTCAACTAGTTCCACTAGTATAACAGCTGCGGCTGGTACTTCTATAACATCAGGTAATTTAATAACTACAAATTTGGGATTGAAAAATGGAGATACTTTATCATTTAGTGTTAATGGTGGAGCAACTGAAAATTACACTGTAGATACTACTAAATCGATTAGTACAATTATGAGTGACCTCTCATCGTTAACAGGTTTAAATTTCAGTTATAATTCTTCAACAAGTAAAATCAGTGTTGAAGAAACAGGAACTCAAAATCTAAATATATCTTATGCTGATGGTAGCAGCGCTCAAACATTTTTTAATAGTGCATTTGGCGCAACAGCAGGAGCTACTAGTATAACGCAAACATCACATGGAGCTGCCCAAGGTACTTCTGGCGCAAATGGTACATTTACAATAAAAGAACCAGGTGATACTAGTAATGGTGTTGCTATAACGGAGTCTTCAAATATATTTACAGTTGATGGTGTGCAGTATAATGTTTCAAGTGCTATAGATTCATCAAATCCTGCTACAATAACTGTAAAGCAGGATGTATCTTCAGCAGTAAGTAAAATACAGGAATTTGTCAATGAATATAATGATCTTATAGGTGGGGTACAAACTATTATAAATCAAAGAACTGGTACTGCAAGTACTGGTGGAAGATATTCTGTACTTACGTTAGCTCAAGAGCAAGGGATGACAACGGATCAAATTACAAAATGGAATCAGAAAGCGCAGCAGGGCATACTTTCAAATGATGGCTTACTTGTAGATATGACAACATCTATGAGAACAGCCTTTTATACACCCGTTCAAGCTAATAATCTTACTATGAATGGGATTGGTTTATCAACATCAACTAAAAATTATACGGATTATGGGAAAATCACAATAGATGTAAGCAAACTTACAACTGCGCTGCAGAATAATCCTCAAGAGGTAATAGATTTATTCACTAAAGCTTCTACAAGTACAGGAATGTATACACCGGATTTGTCAAGTACTCAGCTTACTGCAAGAAATAGTGAAGAGGGAATTTTTCAAAGAATAAGTGATATAATTAGTGAATATGCTGGAACTTATGTAGATAAGAATGGTAATCAAGGTAAGCTGATTCAAGAAGCAGGATGTAACAGTAGTGATTATTCAAATAATAAAAATGCTATTTATAAGGAATTAAAGGATGAACAGGATGCAATTGCAACATTTAAAACAAAAATGAGTGGAGATAAAACAAGGTATACTAATAAATTTACTGCGCTTCAATCTGCACTTTCAACTTTAAATTCACAGTCAAGTTACTTATCATCTATGCTGCAAAGTAGTAATAGTTAA
- a CDS encoding glycosyltransferase family 2 protein — MKISLCMIVKNEEKYIKMCLENAMKLADEAVIVDTGSTDKTKEIIREFDSNIKIIDYKWENDFSKARNISIENASGDWILILDADEKLLCDAAKVREILKDAKVEGYKIPLYNIMDASMILYSAVYTKIFRNKKEYRYSGSIHEQINIPDIQKNDFILDDKICKIIHYGYLASVVKKRNKSDRNLKILKKQLKEKPNEPFVYYNIGVSYEVAGDYKKALQYFFKCNELAGKKDPTGITLYEIDMAKRMAEALVKIEEYDACIEMVDNLLSDECYKGFVDLEYIKGFCYYLKKDYKTAIKVFKECIDMGETKKFVSVFGMGSFKPKRMIAQCYVNLNEEVKAINAFMECVFDTNNFVYDGLNEFRKYLIINKRAEILNELNKLVGEKH; from the coding sequence ATGAAAATTAGCCTATGTATGATTGTTAAAAATGAAGAAAAATATATAAAAATGTGTCTTGAAAATGCTATGAAACTTGCAGATGAAGCTGTAATTGTAGACACCGGTTCGACAGATAAAACTAAAGAAATAATTAGAGAGTTTGATAGTAATATTAAGATTATTGATTATAAATGGGAAAATGATTTTTCCAAGGCAAGGAATATATCCATTGAAAATGCATCAGGGGATTGGATTCTTATTCTTGATGCAGATGAGAAGCTATTGTGTGATGCAGCTAAGGTTAGAGAAATTCTTAAAGATGCAAAAGTAGAAGGATATAAAATACCATTATACAACATTATGGACGCAAGCATGATATTATATTCTGCAGTTTATACTAAAATTTTTAGAAATAAAAAGGAATATAGATATTCTGGAAGTATACATGAGCAAATAAATATTCCAGATATTCAGAAAAATGATTTTATATTGGATGACAAAATATGCAAAATTATTCATTATGGATATTTAGCATCTGTGGTAAAGAAGAGAAACAAATCTGACAGAAACTTGAAAATACTGAAAAAACAGTTAAAAGAAAAACCAAATGAGCCTTTTGTTTATTATAATATTGGTGTAAGCTATGAAGTAGCAGGTGATTATAAAAAAGCACTGCAGTATTTTTTTAAATGCAATGAACTGGCAGGGAAAAAAGATCCTACAGGTATAACACTGTATGAGATTGATATGGCAAAAAGGATGGCAGAGGCTCTTGTTAAAATTGAAGAATACGATGCATGTATTGAAATGGTTGATAACCTTTTAAGCGATGAGTGTTACAAAGGCTTTGTTGACTTAGAATATATAAAAGGTTTTTGCTATTATTTGAAAAAAGATTACAAAACAGCTATTAAAGTGTTTAAAGAATGTATAGATATGGGTGAAACAAAAAAATTTGTATCAGTATTTGGTATGGGAAGTTTTAAGCCTAAACGTATGATAGCCCAATGTTATGTTAATTTGAATGAAGAAGTTAAAGCAATAAATGCTTTTATGGAATGTGTATTTGATACTAATAATTTTGTGTATGATGGGTTAAATGAATTTAGGAAGTATCTAATAATTAATAAGAGGGCTGAAATATTAAACGAGCTTAATAAATTGGTTGGTGAAAAACATTGA